One part of the Lotus japonicus ecotype B-129 chromosome 2, LjGifu_v1.2 genome encodes these proteins:
- the LOC130741408 gene encoding auxin-responsive protein SAUR21-like, translating to MAIRLSSALSAKRILRGSSLFTNQAAASTSLDVPKGYFAVYVGESEKKRFVIPVSLLIQPSFQELLSIAEEEFGFSHPMGGLIIPCTEDIFVEVTSGLHRL from the coding sequence ATGGCTATTCGTTTGTCTAGTGCATTGAGTGCTAAACGCATTCTCCGCGGATCCAGTCTTTTTACAAATCAAGCTGCTGCTAGTACATCACTGGATGTGCCTAAAGGGTACTTTGCTGTGTATGTAGGAGAGAGTGAAAAGAAGAGATTTGTGATTCCAGTGTCATTGTTGATTCAACCCTCATTTCAAGAACTGCTAAGTATAGCAGAGGAAGAATTCGGCTTCAGTCATCCAATGGGTGGCCTCATAATTCCCTGCACAGAAGACATTTTTGTTGAAGTCACCTCAGGCCTACACAGACTATGA